Genomic DNA from Porites lutea chromosome 4, jaPorLute2.1, whole genome shotgun sequence:
ttatggcaggtacaaactcccttaagcgacttcttaaaaaaactcctggtacagagaaacacaaaaataaataaaaaatgtaatggcattgttacgttgccatggtgactccgattgcaataaaacccagatcatcagaaattttcatctttatataatacataATACATAACactttttcccatatctttactcacggcgacgtagttaatgctcaaacttgggaggtatccccccgaaaaaatccagtcgagccaccttaaatcacTCCGAAAAAGAAGAATGGCAgagcaagaaaatcgctttcTCCCTCTGTGGGAGATAACTGTCATCTGTGTGAGGATACATGTAAGTTGAACTGAGTTTGTACTTCTTGTGGAAGAAAAATCAAAACCTTTCATCAGTTGTATTTGTTTGTGTCAAGCACCTTGTTTAGTTCTGATAATGAGAAGAGTGAAAGTGAAGAGAGATTTAAGTGCCCGGTTTAAGTGCTGCCTTCCAACACCATCCATTGACACAAAACCGACCTTGGTATGGTTACCAAAGTTTGTTGATGCCGTGGTGGGTAATAAACCGAGGACAGTTGACGGAGATAATGCAAACCGAGGTCGGTCTTTGACCTGACATCAGTTGGTCAAATTGAGCACAGTTACACCGAGTACGTAAGTCAAACAGAGCATGGTTTTTGACCTGAGGACGGTTTCTTAAAAAGAGAACAAACCGAGAACGGTTTTTGACCTGAGGTCGGCCCAGAATGAGGTCGGTTGCCCAGAACAATCTGTTGATCCTTGGATACTTGACCAACAGTTGACTGATACAGGACTGACACTCAGCCGATATGTCGACTGATATGTCAACTGACATATTGGTCAACACCAAAAGATCAAATTTTTTCCTAAGAGTCACTCATAAGTATTTATGTATTAAGGCTAAAAGTTACCTGTTCATCCCGCTCTTCTTTACTCATACCACACTCTGGGTTTAGAGACATATCGTACAGGGACATCAGCGGTGTGGCATACTCAACAATGACGTAATATTTATTAACCTCTCCATCAGGGCGTGGCATCTCTATTCGGTGTACAGGGTGTCTATAGGATCGCTGCAATCTCGCCCTTCTGATAATGTCATTAACAAGACACCCTGAAAATCTCATTCTTGGGTCTGCATCCTCAATTCTACTGTACGTGTAGCCGTTTTTGGGAAGCAATATGAAGAGCTTTCTCTCTTTAATCTTGTACTTGTAATCTGATTTTCCGATCAGATCCTCAAGATGTGGTAACACCAGCTTCAAGTAACCAAAATAGTAGTTCCAGGCTAGACCAGCGgccacatttttgttttccttctccATGATCTGCGATTCTTCCACTCTAGAAAGCCCTCGCAAACCAACAAGAAACAACAGTTGAGGTGCCACGAAGgagtttataaagaaaaaaaccgcATATTCTGTACGACAAAAAGTGTCACAATCTAGGTACAAGGCAACAGACACTACCAGAAAGGACACAGTGCCAACGACCATAATAGTGCAGCCATTCCTAAAATTGAAAGAGGAATAAAGTACCCTCATCCAGCTTCCTTCGTATCGAGTTTGCTTGTGTCGAATTTCCTCGATCACGACACACAGTCTTCTCACTACCTCGCCGAGTTCTAAACTTAGGGTTAGAAGGGCAACTCCAAAGATATGAGAACACAGTTGCTCTTCAGAGGCACAGGCAACGTTGAAAAGGATGACTCCTGAAAACGCAACCACGAAAAACGCAGCTAAATGGGCAGCGTTCCCACGAGTTTTTAAGAAAGGATGAAATCCATTATTTCGCTGCTTAGGATCCATTAATGCAGGTTAACTGAAGACCTTCTGCCAAACAACTGCCCAACCAGCTGTTCTTGCCTACCTCATGCTTTCTTCTGCCTTCGCATCTTTAGCATCTGTATCTCGTTCTTGTCCCCAGGTTCTTCTCGCTTTTCAATACCCTGGGGACGAGAGGTTGGGCCAAGCTACTGGTGAGCTAGTGAGCGTGTGTGCTTGTTAACAGGGCGGAAATTATATTGGATGAGCGACGGCGTCCACTTTTAAATCCGACGTGTATTTTAACGGTTATGCCTAAAGTTAAATCAAGTTTACTATGTACAACGGATAAAGCTTCtggtaagttttgtttttgttaacttGACCTCGGAAACGGTAATTCCCTTTTTTGCGTTGCGCACAACATAAGAACATCGAGATTTTCACAGGTTTTCAAAAGAGAAAGGCCCCTTCTGTGGGTgagtagaaaacgaagacctaagatctaagacccaaaaacgaccttaaaatcacttataaataCCTTGATATAAGATGTTGGATCATAGACAACACAGCAGATGTTCACCAATTATACAAGTTTATTCAGACGAACATgtcttctctctctttttccCATCATGCACTATGTTGAGATACACATGGATACCAGCCTCTAACACCTTTCCCGTAgtaaaatgtcaatttttcagctattttgaaaaaatcgctcatatgtcagtggtgtgagcgtatgtatctttgtggctttgtatctttgtatctttgtatgttcagatgtttgttgcaagagccaataatgttaaaggtactatgagttgatgcttaggaaccaatgagatcttggtatctacttaaacatgacattgctaaaggtcgaacaagggcactttaagACCGCcgtcttgattcttcacaatttttttgtcttttattacggctacaggtgtttggaaacattatattaaatatcttcatgattcaaaggctgtgtacagtgatgcagctgtttaagggttcatatttaagtgtggatgctacttcaaagacatttctgaccgaatttGGCTATCGCGAACAATAccacgcacgtatttatgagttgtgtttcacctcCTTCAAGGTAGAccagagtataaaagatcatatattttcaaagctcttccggTGAGGCAATgatgatatttagatatggactttaattcaaAAGTATGCagcctataaaatgtggttttagaagtttgaaaggcagcttattttttttaaagctataccgagtattgttaatcctgtaaacaagctgtagaaatattattctctggcttacaaagttcaacagacctttttcgttccggcaaaacaaaaaaaaagaataataagtgaacaacatgatacatccttcctggatactaagcattatagttattgaaacgtattttatttagtaaagatgcgtaacttaagtagaaacagtagtgttagggaataaaattggaagaagctagttgacacaataattagatactgctttattgagtggagtaagATGATATGAGCAGAAacatatttcggcagtttgataattttcttggaagttaataaatgttaggctatcaaacttgacgttgcatgaaacataattgcCCCcacagggatttcgcccagaggcgaaatcccgaggaggcaccctagtaactcgcgcgtatattaaggacagtacttacagttcaaatatacagtcggtatactagaaaaaatctcgatttgctcgaactggggccgcgaggaatcggtaggtaatgatgacgtttctattgtttgcgcttgcaagtacgaaatggttaggatgacgtaaagacaaaaaatcccgaagggaccgctcaggtagattttttgacatttattgtgcagtcatacttcgatactcttttgcgttatgcagtgacattctgtggagcagttgttttgaaagttatggaccaaaagacactcgttaagtgCAGGGGAGTTTATAGGGTGTGTTTAACTGTGTAGATATATAGACACTTGGAGAGTTTTTCCAGACACGAGTtaacaaatctttgatttatattggaaaccttgccagacactctttctctctctttgaccagGATAAGACTCAAACGAGCAAGACAAATGAACAACGGCTAGCATATcactagcagattgatggacatttacagaaattcgccgacaatcagattctgtgctgacttattccttgctcacagatgtccttctgttataaagtttcaaataacttactttccggcaaataaaatgaactgaaaactgaatgtaaaaagggaaagagaaagcaaaaaattcaacttctaatgaaatcttttcttatggtttagaataaactattctcgaaactgagaatgttttgatcaaagctgtgtaagtcgagctgaaactgtgcatggaaccttgcatttcctgtatttatctcacctattgtatggaatatgtgtgaaagtCTTCATTAttaatcggtatatttcaaagagctacacagccagcaagaatactattgaccgacaatataaaaaacgggggcagctgtagtgtcaactattactaatATAactgcagatgttgtaatgaagccgaggtgatttcttaaaatcgtttgagaaaattttgtagtaaacaatttacgtttttttacgtacgaattgtaaaagggccaaagacgaacatcttcacgtgcaaattgtgtgcatgaatTAGTTTTATAATCCTGTTTACTCTATTACTGTGTGAattcgaattccctcacgttcgaaccacgaaagggggcaaagtccaacactttcatgTGCCAGTtatgtgactgtacatctcatgcagattagcttctcacaataataatagtaacttgaatgtatgaagacctgtttcgttttgtaagcaatgccttaaaaaaggctcttgtcttttaagaagcaatagcttttaaaacatgaagaaataagttgtcagAGTTAAaaactgtttcactgagtagaattgcacgtgaaaacctcgtgaattgtgatgatgcaaccatctaccacaatgataaaaatcctggtatttcataaCTACTCGAATTCGATGAgccacattttggcttaagaaccTTTGAGAAaaccttctaatcaacgtttggtgagtagatatatattttactttaaaaatttgtttaacttgcaccagatgtaacaggggaagacagaggaaagtgaatatatagcatgaggatcgatgcagctgagcgtttcgtgttttcatttatgtacggCAATActcaatttcgcacaaaacCCAGTCTACATTTAGGACGCAAAAGGTacattcatcactcttggtaaggttacactgaagcattaaagtgacactgaagcattcaaaatagctcatgcacgtttaacgtgcctgtGTTTCGTTTTGGCTAGAAATTGCGCGCGAAACCGCTTTCGTATGTAGGTAAATGTCTTTCACTGTGGATCATTATTGAAAACTGGattgaacaacacagtaaacaagaccCATACAATTATTTAATTCAATGTGACACAAGTTATGTGGGTATGCAGTCATGCATAAAGTCTTGTTAACCAATCAAATATTCAATCAGTGTTCAATGACCAAAGGCCGTTTATATGcaataacaaattaatgaaAGAGCTTAAAGATATAGAAACCCTGAAAAACCATGCACTGTAGTGAAACCTGAATATACTTAACAATTTAAATCAATTTCTAGACTTTGTTAGCACTTGTATCTCACCAAAAACTTGTCCTGCACGAAGCTGAGATCAGACTCTACCTTCATTTTCCTGGGTAAATAGATTCCAGGCCGGCAAGGCGAATTGAAAAGTCTCTCATTTGGTGCAGTACTTGTGTACCTTAACAAAGTGTGTTTGCAAATCGAATGTGTAAAAATCATTATTGATTGATGCCTCACTTGCATGTGCATATCTGCATTCACATGATTACCATAACATCAGACTGACCTTGAACTCAACACCAGGGCCTTCGAGGCCACCATGCATATCAGTCGGTACAACACAGGGATGTGGACAAAATCGGGAAAAAATTTCGCTAAACAGTTAAAGGAATGTTGCTGACCAAGATTAGGTGGGGGGCTCCTTTTGTCACCTGCAATAACTATATCTCTGCAGTGTTTTAACTAGGTGTCCTGAACATGTTTGTTTTACAGTAATCAGTTCCATATTGGTTCATTTAGTTTCCGAAGTCTTTGTGGCCCGTTTTGTTGGTTTCACATGCATGCTCTGGTGGGTAGGAGGTGCTGGTTGGTCTTTGGGTTTCCATTCTTCAGACTTCAGGGATGGTTCCGTTATTTTGACTTGCTTGTCTGGCTTTAGGTGTACACAGTTTCTTCTAAGTACTTTTCCTTCTACGTTTACAtcgtgatgataatgatgatgatgataccttcattaaagtgtcaaaactgtaatagtacatacatacatacattttacataccgtaaatcctctattaagccccccctctcaaataagccccccctctctaataagcccccccttttcagaggaggaaagttaataagccccccctctctattaagcccccccctccccctcctccaatccttattcttcacaaaaaaattaacgattaacatggactgatcagttatggtttattcataaAAATTACCGAAGAACATGAGGTCgaaagcacatttttgaagaataagaattttgtttttgttacttttaggctcccacaagtgaattaaatacttttgacggtgactttaattgtacaatgcgtaagtctactctgtctcataccaaggtatttttgctacaggtgatgcgtttcactaaattaaataagccccccctctcttttaagccccccctcaaaagtgcttgaaaaaaataagccccccggggggcttaatagaggatttacggtacattttattttattgtgttttgaaGTAAGAGTACAATAACATGCCCGCGAGTAGCTAATCTAATCTAGGCCGGTCATGTTTACAGAAAATAAACTAAATACAGCTAAAAGTAACAAGAGAACTAAAGAAACCCATTAGtcaacgaagaaaaaaaagaaacgatcTTAACTAGCCTAGCAACAAATGTACACGGAGCGCTAGCTGAAGCGTCCGGTCCGATTCAAGGCTGAACCGGTCTCTCTCTCTAATAGTGGTgtataaccactaagtggggacactaaaatatgttaaaaagaataaatcaattaattaattaattaattaaaaatgaaaaaaaaaaaacaagcagaatATAAGAATTACTATGTGCAGTATAAGCAAATAAGAAATTCGGGAGAACTATATACAGTATGTACAAATGTGTCCCTTAtcttatagaaaaaagaaataaaaaattaagaaatgcaaagagagcagttagagcagttattgtcaCCTAATAGCATACTAAGAtccacttttctgatgttataCTTGAAGGAGGACAACGTGGGTGCCTTTTTCACATTACTAGGAACAGAGCTCCATACTTTTGGGCCCATATACCTGAGCGAGTGCTTTCCAACGGATACTGTGTTGAATCTGGGTATAGTGAAGTCATGATTGCGCAGTTTATACTTAATTTATTGCAGGCTGTTCAAAGAGAGTGCTAATATATGTTGAGCACATgttgttttttaactttatacatgAGAATAGCTATGTCCTGTAGTCGCCGGTTGTTTAGAGTAGATAGCCTGGCCATAGATAGTAATTGACCACAGGATGAATGTTTGTCACAATATGTAGCCCTAAGTGCTTTTTCCTGGATACGCTCTAGTCATCTAGAATCGCTAGCACGGCAAAAATGCCATATAAGATGACAGTCTAGGTTAAATACCGGAGAACAGCTGCCTTATATAACTGTAACTTAGTTTGTGTGGGTATAAGGTTCCTAAGCCTCATGAGAACGCCTACCCGCTGGGCACCCTTCTTAGAGATACTTCTTATATGTTCATCAAAACGAAGATTGTTGTCAATACAGACACCTAATAGCTTGAGACACTCAGTGGATCTGACTTCACGATTGTCAATCATAATACTGTCCATAGACTCCCTTCCGCAACCAAGTGCCATTGTCTGGTACTTGTCCAAATTTCCCTTTAGTAAATTAGCTCTGTACCATAAAGATGCTGACTCAGCGCAAACAGCAAGATCATCATGCACATCAGAGAGGGTGCTGCCAACGGCTTAAAACTGGTggtcatctgcatacatattcATGTTTGCATCAACAGTATAAGTCAAAGCATTTTGGAAGATGTTCCAGATGAGAAGTCCAAATGCAGAACCCGGTGGGCTGTGGGAATCCCCTGGTCACCCTCCGCCACTCACTCACTACAGATCCTAGCTTGACCCTGTTATAACGGTCTGTGAAGTAGGAGCCCATCAATCGTAGACTTCTTTCCTCAACACCAGTAAGCTTTACGTTTTGCAAGTGTAAGTGGATGGTAAAGTGAATCGAAGGCTTTGCTCATGtccgtaataataataataatttatttatttatagtgcgctttttaccggggcccagccgaaggctggcaccggtcttaaaatgcagacggtttctgtctttttttcaacgttacattgttagggatatatcgctgactgagatatatcgctggttcactgaaatcttatccgacattttgaaaagcacgaggcatggaggacagtcaagagaaagattatagctttttggggaacgacacgttccccaacctttacgatgcattagtttatgagcgaaagttTAAGactgaatatttggagagacaaatttacgagcgatcacttaagagttaatcacttatcaaagctatctacattgagtgaaccttccatcgtgaaatttatcgagaatcaaagcgaacacttattaaaactaactttatatcatcttaaaaaaacgtgctacaaggcgatgtagacgtgctcgtgaaccgagcaga
This window encodes:
- the LOC140933905 gene encoding stimulator of interferon genes protein 7-like yields the protein MDPKQRNNGFHPFLKTRGNAAHLAAFFVVAFSGVILFNVACASEEQLCSHIFGVALLTLSLELGEVVRRLCVVIEEIRHKQTRYEGSWMRVLYSSFNFRNGCTIMVVGTVSFLVVSVALYLDCDTFCRTEYAVFFFINSFVAPQLLFLVGLRGLSRVEESQIMEKENKNVAAGLAWNYYFGYLKLVLPHLEDLIGKSDYKYKIKERKLFILLPKNGYTYSRIEDADPRMRFSGCLVNDIIRRARLQRSYRHPVHRIEMPRPDGEVNKYYVIVEYATPLMSLYDMSLNPECGMSKEERDEQVVLFIYKLRQILDSCRDCRNKYELVPISGAWPEIADALVGLHHRWIIDTDEE